In Myxococcales bacterium, a single genomic region encodes these proteins:
- the kdpC gene encoding potassium-transporting ATPase subunit KdpC gives MRASSTHPAANAPPPVRLGTVALRAALMLAVLTLLTGVVYPLVVTGLAKVVFPAQAEGSLVEAGGKVRGSRLLGQPFEGPGYFWGRLSATSPSPYNASASSGSNLAPGNEALTKAAAARIDALKAAEPGVTLGAVPADLVTASASGLDPHVSPAAAEFQVRRVAMARGLSEVQVRALVARHTEGRTFGLLGEVRVNVLALNMTLDEERPNKAAPLPSR, from the coding sequence ATGCGCGCATCCTCCACACATCCCGCAGCGAATGCCCCACCGCCGGTCCGTCTTGGCACGGTCGCCCTTCGAGCGGCCCTCATGCTCGCTGTCTTGACGCTCCTCACGGGGGTCGTCTACCCGCTCGTCGTGACGGGGCTCGCGAAGGTCGTCTTTCCGGCGCAAGCGGAGGGCAGTCTCGTCGAGGCCGGCGGCAAGGTGCGCGGCTCGCGGCTCCTCGGTCAGCCCTTCGAGGGGCCTGGTTACTTTTGGGGGCGCCTCTCGGCAACGTCCCCGTCGCCCTACAACGCGAGCGCATCGTCGGGCTCGAACCTCGCGCCTGGCAACGAGGCGCTGACGAAGGCGGCGGCGGCGCGCATCGACGCGCTCAAGGCCGCCGAGCCTGGTGTGACCCTCGGCGCGGTCCCCGCCGATCTCGTGACGGCGTCGGCGAGCGGGCTTGATCCCCACGTGAGCCCCGCGGCCGCCGAGTTTCAAGTGCGGCGCGTCGCTATGGCGCGCGGCCTGTCAGAAGTGCAAGTGCGCGCGCTCGTGGCGAGGCACACGGAGGGGCGGACCTTCGGTCTTCTTGGCGAGGTTCGCGTGAACGTGCTCGCGCTCAACATGACGCTCGACGAAGAGCGCCCGAACAAGGCCGCGCCGTTGCCGTCACGGTGA
- a CDS encoding TolC family protein, with amino-acid sequence MLRSSRPRRVSALVLAVTLATCCGAARAAEPLRLEDAVRLALQNNERARRAPLRIDVAEGQKDRARGAFLPTLQAAGAATLRSEEDRNGRILTTAGTATLTQPILSAGSFPLYSQAGHQLEAERYGAKQDKRLLALDAARAFLQALTSERVLEAASRRLERARANLDNAEARASAQLASVNDATRARLELTSSQREVTSAQATVARAYVQLGFLVGRAVAPPLSPPDRTTKAAESFEAAPANQVKTALGRRADVLASRERTLALEKAAQEPMLRLVPAVTAQGQVRVLPEPLPTERAHEETATLNLVWNIFDAGQRYADRKTRVAQAQSQALDDTLLRRSVETDVALALVTLRTSRELYRVAEEAVVAAQKNSEETEILYRQGLARALELTDANGKRFDAEVARASAKLSMEQAYLELRFALGFDPVDGGGGDDGDEGRPGG; translated from the coding sequence ATGCTCCGTTCGTCCCGGCCCCGTCGAGTTTCGGCGCTTGTTCTGGCGGTCACCTTGGCGACCTGCTGCGGCGCCGCGCGTGCGGCCGAACCGCTCCGTCTCGAGGACGCGGTCCGCCTGGCGCTCCAGAACAACGAGCGGGCGCGCCGCGCGCCTCTACGCATCGACGTTGCGGAGGGACAGAAGGACCGCGCCCGGGGCGCCTTCTTGCCGACACTCCAGGCTGCTGGCGCCGCCACGCTCCGCTCCGAGGAAGACCGCAACGGTCGCATCCTCACGACGGCGGGGACCGCCACGCTCACGCAACCGATCCTGAGCGCCGGCTCCTTTCCGCTCTATTCGCAGGCGGGCCATCAGCTCGAGGCCGAACGTTACGGTGCGAAGCAAGACAAGCGCCTGCTCGCCCTCGACGCGGCGCGTGCGTTCTTGCAAGCGCTCACGTCGGAGCGCGTCCTCGAGGCCGCGTCGCGTCGACTGGAGCGCGCGCGCGCCAACCTCGACAACGCGGAGGCCCGTGCGTCGGCGCAGCTCGCGAGCGTCAACGACGCCACGCGCGCGCGCCTGGAGCTGACGAGCTCGCAGCGTGAGGTGACCTCGGCGCAGGCGACGGTGGCCCGCGCCTACGTGCAGCTCGGCTTCCTCGTGGGGCGCGCCGTGGCGCCGCCCCTTTCGCCGCCCGACCGAACCACGAAGGCCGCCGAGAGCTTCGAGGCGGCTCCGGCCAACCAGGTCAAGACGGCCCTCGGGCGTCGCGCCGACGTGCTCGCCTCTCGTGAGCGCACGCTCGCCCTCGAGAAGGCCGCCCAAGAGCCCATGCTCCGCCTCGTTCCTGCGGTCACGGCGCAGGGGCAGGTCCGCGTCTTGCCGGAGCCGCTGCCCACCGAACGAGCTCACGAGGAGACGGCGACGCTGAACCTCGTCTGGAACATCTTCGACGCGGGGCAGCGTTATGCCGACCGAAAGACGCGCGTGGCGCAGGCCCAGTCGCAAGCCCTCGACGACACGCTGCTCCGGCGCTCCGTGGAGACCGACGTGGCCTTGGCGCTCGTCACCCTGCGAACGTCGCGCGAACTCTACCGCGTCGCCGAGGAGGCCGTCGTCGCGGCTCAGAAGAACTCCGAGGAGACGGAGATTCTCTATCGGCAAGGGCTCGCGCGCGCCCTCGAGTTGACCGACGCCAACGGCAAACGCTTCGACGCCGAGGTCGCGCGGGCGTCGGCGAAGCTGTCGATGGAGCAAGCCTACTTGGAGCTGCGTTTTGCGCTGGGGTTCGATCCGGTTGACGGTGGCGGCGGCGACGACGGCGATGAAGGAAGGCCAGGAGGATGA
- a CDS encoding sterol desaturase family protein, with protein sequence MIGFPLGILYANALEWGLHRFVLHGLGRSKQSTFAFHWHEHHRTSRKHGMRDAAYEAPLSLGAGVGNAQNKEALLLVGMGLLHAPLAFVAPWFAAALAVSGVTYYHVHKRSHLDGAWAKRHLRWHFDHHMGGDQDANYCVTFPLMDYVMGTRKTHVPTAEREPREPVHKTEASALR encoded by the coding sequence ATGATTGGTTTCCCGCTGGGGATTCTGTACGCAAACGCTCTCGAGTGGGGCCTCCATCGCTTCGTGCTCCACGGTCTGGGGCGCTCGAAGCAGAGCACCTTCGCGTTTCACTGGCACGAGCACCACCGGACTTCGCGAAAACACGGCATGCGCGACGCCGCCTACGAAGCGCCGCTGAGCCTCGGCGCCGGCGTCGGCAACGCCCAGAACAAGGAGGCGCTGCTCCTCGTCGGCATGGGGCTCTTGCACGCCCCCTTGGCCTTCGTGGCCCCTTGGTTCGCGGCCGCGCTCGCCGTCTCGGGCGTCACCTACTACCACGTGCACAAGCGCTCCCATCTCGATGGCGCGTGGGCCAAAAGGCACCTCCGCTGGCACTTCGACCACCACATGGGTGGCGACCAAGACGCGAACTACTGCGTCACGTTTCCCTTGATGGACTACGTGATGGGCACGCGAAAGACCCACGTGCCCACCGCCGAGCGTGAGCCGCGCGAACCCGTGCACAAGACCGAGGCATCGGCACTGCGCTGA
- a CDS encoding efflux RND transporter periplasmic adaptor subunit, with protein MKRAQVACAVVLALAPTAALSCKKSEVTTEASAGRGRGVRGDGGLVFAVDLLRAEKRKIDYVVTAPGTIEAFERVQVTARVAGVVDRVAFAEGQEVKKGSVLVAIDSERFMRSVNSSKAALEKTHAALKDVEAMVARREGASDKHPGLIPGEELESYRTKSLTAKADSAVAAENLKLAELNLRDSSVRAPIEGVIQTRTVETGQYVQPGTVLATLLQAEPMLLRFQVEPMEAPRLKPGMKAIFTMRETQRAFSANITLVSGAADATTHMIGVTAQVVDEGHKYWLRPGSFCDVAVDVGATRDAVVIPRQATRATDKGYVVYVASGESAELRNVTLGMSSKDGQVEVRTGLTGDEWIVVRGADALTPGARLRATKLTSLDAGAAPVDEPAAGGAEAADAGRRRRGDGGARRGASEGAGSPP; from the coding sequence ATGAAGCGAGCCCAGGTAGCCTGCGCGGTCGTCTTGGCGCTTGCGCCGACGGCCGCCCTCTCGTGCAAGAAGTCCGAGGTGACCACGGAAGCTTCGGCGGGCCGCGGTCGCGGCGTTCGTGGCGACGGAGGCCTCGTCTTCGCCGTCGACCTCCTGCGCGCTGAGAAGCGGAAGATCGACTACGTCGTGACGGCGCCCGGCACCATCGAGGCCTTCGAGCGCGTGCAGGTCACCGCGCGCGTGGCCGGCGTCGTTGACCGCGTGGCCTTCGCCGAGGGCCAGGAGGTCAAGAAGGGGAGCGTCCTGGTCGCCATCGACTCGGAGCGCTTCATGCGATCCGTCAACAGCTCCAAGGCGGCCCTCGAGAAGACCCACGCGGCGCTCAAGGACGTGGAGGCCATGGTGGCGCGGCGCGAAGGCGCCAGCGACAAGCACCCGGGGCTCATTCCCGGCGAAGAGCTCGAGAGCTACCGAACCAAGTCGCTGACGGCGAAGGCCGATTCGGCGGTCGCGGCGGAGAACCTCAAGCTCGCCGAGCTCAACCTGCGAGACTCGTCGGTGCGGGCGCCCATCGAAGGCGTCATCCAAACGCGGACCGTCGAGACGGGGCAATACGTTCAGCCGGGCACGGTCTTGGCGACGCTGCTGCAGGCCGAGCCGATGCTCCTCCGGTTCCAGGTTGAGCCGATGGAAGCGCCGCGGCTCAAGCCGGGCATGAAGGCCATCTTCACGATGCGCGAGACGCAGCGGGCCTTCTCCGCAAACATCACGCTCGTCTCCGGCGCCGCCGACGCCACGACGCACATGATCGGCGTGACCGCCCAGGTCGTGGACGAAGGGCACAAGTATTGGCTGAGGCCTGGCTCCTTTTGTGACGTCGCTGTCGACGTGGGCGCCACCCGCGACGCCGTGGTCATTCCGCGGCAGGCGACGCGCGCCACCGACAAGGGCTACGTGGTCTACGTGGCGTCCGGTGAGAGCGCCGAGCTTCGCAACGTCACGCTCGGCATGAGCTCAAAGGACGGGCAAGTCGAGGTTCGGACGGGCTTGACCGGCGACGAATGGATCGTCGTGCGTGGCGCCGACGCGCTCACGCCAGGGGCGCGCCTCCGCGCGACGAAGCTCACCTCGCTCGACGCCGGCGCCGCTCCCGTCGACGAGCCTGCCGCGGGCGGCGCGGAGGCGGCCGATGCCGGTCGTCGTCGCCGGGGCGATGGCGGCGCGCGCCGCGGCGCTTCCGAAGGCGCGGGCTCTCCGCCGTGA
- a CDS encoding amidohydrolase family protein has translation MPIARHILGVAWAAAAAAFWAGCGDGGGPGSTLPPTTALPPIEDAGVRETATTIASRDVVLLVGTVLTPEGPIDGEVLVEGPRITCVAKGQGCRGRDVAGRASILDTGGVIAPGLIDTHNHILFDVFDNDDWLPEKAYQNHDQWTLEPRYGAMLDVKQCLANDSQGKPAWCAQTPYGTREGSLRCEMDKWGELKGLIAGTTSIVGLPGTSAACFGSLARSADVAQNGLDEDRVQTSATFPPSNATGVCQNFQNQTSEAFLVHCGEGLDQKSKNEFATLGASSTPANCLYAAQTTITHGTAFTATEFQTMAQVGMKLTWSPASNIALYGDTTNIPLARESGVLVALGPDWSMGGSQNLLDELRFARDWDAAKWGGKLTSRELVTMATENGAKVLAVDDKLGAIKEGLLADLVVFAGGAKDPYDAVVTATPKQVRLVMVGGVALYGDQEFKSLGPEKPGCEDLDICGKPKFLCVATTATADKLGQTFAEIKDALENAMVAADGATPNDGWSFAPLAPLVKCP, from the coding sequence GTGCCCATCGCGCGACACATTCTTGGCGTTGCGTGGGCCGCCGCCGCTGCCGCGTTCTGGGCTGGCTGCGGCGACGGAGGCGGACCGGGCAGCACGTTGCCACCAACGACCGCGCTGCCGCCCATCGAGGACGCGGGCGTCCGCGAGACCGCGACGACCATCGCTTCGCGCGACGTCGTACTGCTGGTGGGCACGGTCCTCACGCCAGAAGGCCCCATCGACGGCGAGGTCCTCGTCGAAGGTCCGCGCATCACCTGCGTCGCGAAGGGCCAGGGGTGCCGCGGCCGCGACGTCGCCGGCCGCGCGTCGATCCTCGACACCGGCGGCGTCATCGCGCCAGGCCTCATCGACACGCACAACCACATCCTCTTCGACGTCTTCGACAACGACGATTGGCTGCCGGAGAAGGCGTACCAAAACCACGATCAATGGACGCTCGAGCCCCGCTACGGCGCGATGCTCGACGTCAAGCAGTGCCTCGCCAACGACTCGCAAGGCAAGCCCGCGTGGTGCGCACAAACGCCCTACGGGACGCGCGAGGGCAGCCTGCGTTGCGAGATGGACAAGTGGGGTGAGCTGAAAGGGCTCATCGCAGGCACAACGAGCATCGTCGGCCTTCCCGGCACGAGCGCCGCGTGTTTCGGCTCGCTGGCCCGCTCCGCCGACGTCGCCCAAAACGGGCTCGACGAAGATCGCGTGCAAACGTCGGCGACGTTTCCTCCGTCGAACGCCACCGGCGTTTGCCAAAACTTTCAAAACCAAACCTCGGAAGCTTTCCTCGTCCATTGCGGCGAGGGGCTCGACCAGAAGAGCAAGAACGAGTTCGCCACGCTCGGAGCGTCGTCGACGCCAGCGAACTGCCTCTACGCCGCGCAAACAACCATCACGCACGGCACGGCCTTCACGGCCACCGAGTTTCAGACCATGGCGCAAGTGGGCATGAAGCTGACGTGGTCGCCCGCGTCGAACATCGCGCTCTACGGCGACACCACGAACATTCCCTTGGCTCGCGAGTCCGGCGTGCTCGTCGCGCTCGGCCCCGACTGGTCGATGGGAGGGAGCCAAAACCTCTTGGACGAACTGCGCTTCGCGCGCGACTGGGACGCGGCCAAGTGGGGCGGCAAGCTCACATCGAGGGAGCTCGTCACGATGGCGACGGAGAACGGCGCCAAGGTCCTTGCCGTCGACGACAAGCTCGGCGCCATCAAGGAGGGACTCCTCGCCGATCTCGTGGTCTTCGCCGGCGGAGCCAAAGATCCGTACGACGCGGTCGTGACGGCGACGCCGAAGCAGGTTCGCCTCGTCATGGTGGGGGGCGTCGCGCTCTACGGCGATCAGGAGTTCAAGAGCCTCGGCCCCGAGAAGCCCGGCTGCGAGGACCTCGACATCTGCGGCAAGCCGAAGTTCTTGTGCGTCGCCACGACGGCCACGGCGGACAAGCTCGGACAGACCTTCGCGGAGATCAAAGACGCGCTCGAGAACGCGATGGTCGCCGCCGATGGCGCGACGCCGAACGACGGCTGGTCGTTCGCTCCCCTCGCGCCGCTCGTCAAGTGTCCCTAA
- a CDS encoding M28 family peptidase yields MVRMPGRSAGRSLSPLTDAERATAARLRAFVQAGFAKERNLDHPVELTAAERFVETELAKAGLKASLETFEVNGVRCANVEAEIAGAARATEIVLVGAHYDSAEGAPGANDNGSGAAALLELAGRMAGRRFARTLRFVAFTNEEPPHFRKADRMGSRVHAARMKARGEQVVAMLSLETMGYFSDTRGSQQYPFPFSLYYPSQGDFIGFVSSLDVAPFVRRSVGLFRETATIPSEGGALPGKLPGVGWSDHESFTLLGVPALMVTDTAPFRYPHYHTAADTPDKLDYERLARVVVGLVHVVEGLADGP; encoded by the coding sequence ATGGTGCGGATGCCCGGTAGAAGCGCGGGGCGCTCGCTCTCGCCGCTCACCGACGCAGAGCGCGCCACCGCCGCTCGCTTGCGCGCGTTCGTGCAGGCGGGCTTTGCCAAAGAGCGAAACCTCGACCATCCCGTGGAGCTCACGGCCGCGGAGCGCTTCGTCGAGACCGAGCTTGCCAAGGCGGGGCTCAAGGCCTCGCTCGAGACCTTCGAGGTGAACGGCGTTCGCTGCGCCAACGTCGAGGCGGAGATCGCCGGCGCGGCGCGCGCCACTGAGATCGTGCTCGTGGGCGCTCACTACGATTCAGCAGAAGGCGCCCCCGGCGCCAACGACAACGGCTCCGGCGCCGCCGCGCTCCTTGAGCTCGCCGGTCGCATGGCGGGACGGCGCTTCGCGCGGACGCTCCGCTTCGTCGCGTTTACCAACGAGGAGCCGCCGCACTTTCGCAAGGCCGATCGCATGGGAAGTCGCGTGCATGCCGCACGCATGAAGGCGCGCGGCGAGCAGGTCGTCGCCATGTTGAGCCTCGAGACGATGGGCTACTTCTCGGACACTCGCGGCAGCCAGCAATACCCCTTCCCCTTCAGCCTCTATTACCCGAGCCAAGGCGACTTCATCGGCTTCGTGAGCAGCCTCGACGTCGCGCCGTTCGTGAGACGCTCGGTCGGCCTCTTCCGCGAGACCGCGACGATTCCCTCGGAGGGCGGCGCGTTGCCCGGGAAGCTCCCGGGCGTCGGCTGGTCCGATCACGAGTCGTTCACCTTGCTCGGGGTCCCGGCGCTAATGGTCACCGACACGGCGCCCTTCCGCTATCCGCACTACCACACGGCAGCCGACACCCCCGACAAGCTCGACTACGAGCGCCTCGCGCGCGTCGTCGTGGGCCTCGTGCACGTCGTCGAGGGCCTGGCCGACGGCCCCTGA
- a CDS encoding TetR/AcrR family transcriptional regulator yields MTKQSLFVPRGAGLSRSARAHSRPPPKERPGPEGGARDKNRRERVASLERAGLALFLEQGLDAVTVDGVVLAAGMAKGSFYRYFDDLESLVAHVVKPVATQLRGAFATCEGALLAAKTREALVDAYETLAAQLAVIILAATDVVRLYLQEARGAKRGARAPLVLLATDVRRHALGLTEAAQRHGLLRPASPFVSSHAVVGAVEELVFEGLTRPKRLGPPAAAAAELVGLVLEGLRPR; encoded by the coding sequence ATGACCAAACAGTCATTGTTTGTACCTCGCGGCGCCGGTCTGTCAAGGTCAGCCCGGGCTCACTCGCGTCCGCCGCCGAAGGAGCGGCCGGGCCCCGAGGGCGGTGCGCGGGACAAAAACCGGCGTGAGCGCGTCGCGTCTCTTGAGCGAGCGGGCCTCGCGCTGTTTCTCGAGCAGGGCCTCGACGCGGTCACCGTCGACGGAGTCGTCTTAGCCGCCGGCATGGCCAAGGGGAGCTTCTACCGGTACTTCGACGACCTCGAATCGTTGGTCGCTCATGTCGTCAAACCCGTCGCGACGCAACTGCGTGGCGCCTTTGCCACCTGCGAGGGCGCGCTCCTTGCCGCAAAGACCCGCGAGGCGCTCGTCGACGCCTACGAGACGCTCGCCGCGCAGCTCGCCGTCATCATCCTCGCCGCCACCGACGTCGTCCGGCTCTACTTGCAGGAGGCCCGCGGCGCCAAGCGCGGCGCGCGCGCGCCGCTGGTGCTGCTCGCCACCGACGTTCGCCGCCACGCCCTCGGACTTACGGAGGCGGCGCAGCGCCATGGCCTCCTGCGGCCTGCGTCGCCGTTCGTCAGCAGCCACGCCGTCGTCGGCGCCGTCGAGGAGCTCGTGTTCGAGGGGCTCACGCGACCAAAGCGGCTCGGACCTCCGGCGGCGGCTGCCGCCGAGTTGGTGGGCCTCGTGCTCGAGGGCCTAAGGCCGCGCTGA
- a CDS encoding PEGA domain-containing protein — MASAVETQKALRAFYSVLSFRNAPDGARVTVDGELVGTLPLAQDLAIDIGPHAVRVEKEGFVPFTANVSAPGQTDLTLEVTLRREDNAARLAIQTDAAGAIAVDGVVVGTGRWEGALAAGPHTVRVSATGKKTHEASVDVAAKEARTLQISLEDEAKMPLWPWIVGGAAVVGGAVVGGYFLFKPKEEPGQVPVGKLGTVVLPSGVRF; from the coding sequence GTGGCGAGCGCCGTGGAAACGCAGAAGGCGCTCCGTGCATTTTACAGCGTTCTGTCGTTTCGCAACGCACCCGATGGCGCGCGCGTCACGGTCGATGGCGAGCTCGTCGGCACGTTGCCCCTCGCGCAAGACCTCGCCATCGACATCGGACCCCACGCGGTGCGCGTCGAGAAGGAAGGGTTCGTCCCGTTCACGGCCAACGTCTCGGCGCCCGGTCAGACCGACCTCACCCTCGAAGTGACGCTGCGCCGTGAAGACAACGCGGCGCGCCTCGCCATCCAAACCGACGCCGCCGGCGCCATCGCCGTCGATGGTGTCGTGGTTGGCACGGGGCGTTGGGAGGGAGCGCTCGCTGCGGGACCTCACACGGTCCGCGTCTCCGCGACCGGCAAGAAGACCCACGAGGCGTCCGTCGACGTGGCCGCGAAGGAGGCCCGGACGCTGCAGATCTCCCTCGAAGACGAAGCCAAGATGCCCCTCTGGCCGTGGATCGTCGGCGGTGCGGCGGTCGTCGGTGGCGCGGTCGTCGGCGGGTATTTTCTCTTCAAGCCGAAGGAAGAGCCGGGACAAGTGCCCGTGGGCAAGCTCGGAACGGTCGTCCTTCCCTCGGGCGTTAGGTTCTGA
- a CDS encoding serine/threonine protein kinase, with the protein MSAVDDASLKPGLLVTANIRLDKPLGRGAMGSVWLADHLVLQTQVVVKFLSGDYLDDSVLMARFEREAALAARAKGPHVVQVFDHGTTAGGIPFIAMEHLEGEDLGKRIKRDGRIDAQVFARWLSQLAKGLGKAHKNGVVHRDIKPENIFLCDNEGEILVKILDFGVAKGETSSAFSGTATNAMIGTPYYMSPEQMMGSKDIDHRADLWAVAVVAFKALTGQLPFEAQVIGQLVHAIGSKAHPLPSSLVPDLPAGVGEGIDAWMAKALAKLPEHRFSSAKELSDAFSLAVGVPLPPIIDEQSSLGRGSKADLGGSGPAPRGLSGSTISATTNESSGPTLSRKSRYLAAGAATGALVAGALVVVLLLPGPRGSRDTPTADARVAPIAPATADLHPSATTVVDANPGERPAAPRVADVVAPVAAVADAGETAVPSPSPGPSASSGGKEGGKEGGRRRPPPAAIEPRRPPRTTNPLDMPIQ; encoded by the coding sequence GTGAGCGCCGTCGACGACGCGTCCCTCAAGCCGGGGCTGCTCGTCACAGCCAACATTCGTCTCGATAAGCCGTTGGGCCGAGGCGCCATGGGCAGCGTGTGGCTCGCCGATCACCTCGTCCTGCAGACTCAGGTCGTCGTGAAGTTCCTGTCCGGCGACTACCTCGACGACTCCGTCTTGATGGCGCGCTTCGAGCGTGAGGCGGCGCTGGCGGCGCGAGCCAAGGGGCCCCACGTCGTGCAGGTCTTCGACCACGGCACGACGGCGGGGGGGATCCCGTTCATCGCCATGGAGCACCTCGAGGGCGAAGACCTCGGCAAGCGCATCAAGCGTGATGGGCGCATCGACGCGCAGGTGTTTGCCCGCTGGCTCTCGCAGCTCGCGAAGGGGCTCGGCAAGGCGCACAAGAACGGGGTCGTTCACCGCGACATCAAGCCCGAGAACATTTTCCTCTGCGACAACGAAGGGGAGATCCTCGTCAAGATTCTCGACTTCGGGGTTGCCAAGGGCGAGACCAGCTCGGCCTTCAGCGGAACGGCGACGAACGCGATGATCGGCACGCCCTACTACATGAGCCCGGAGCAGATGATGGGCTCCAAGGACATCGATCACCGCGCCGACCTCTGGGCCGTGGCGGTGGTGGCCTTCAAGGCGCTGACCGGTCAGCTGCCCTTCGAGGCGCAGGTCATCGGGCAGCTCGTTCATGCCATTGGCAGCAAGGCGCACCCGCTGCCAAGCTCGCTCGTGCCGGACCTTCCCGCTGGCGTGGGCGAGGGCATCGACGCCTGGATGGCCAAGGCTCTCGCAAAGCTCCCGGAGCACCGGTTTTCGTCGGCCAAGGAGCTCTCGGACGCCTTCTCGCTGGCGGTGGGCGTGCCGCTCCCGCCGATCATCGACGAGCAGTCGAGCCTCGGCCGCGGCTCGAAGGCCGACCTCGGCGGCTCGGGTCCCGCGCCGCGAGGCCTGAGCGGTTCGACGATCTCGGCGACGACGAACGAGTCTTCCGGTCCCACGCTGTCGCGCAAATCGCGTTACCTCGCGGCGGGGGCGGCCACCGGCGCGCTCGTCGCGGGCGCGCTCGTGGTGGTCTTGCTCTTGCCGGGCCCCCGCGGCTCGCGCGATACGCCTACCGCCGACGCGCGCGTCGCGCCGATCGCCCCGGCCACCGCTGATCTTCATCCGTCGGCCACGACGGTCGTCGACGCGAATCCAGGAGAGCGACCCGCGGCGCCGCGGGTCGCGGACGTCGTCGCGCCCGTCGCGGCTGTGGCCGACGCGGGGGAGACCGCGGTGCCGTCGCCGTCGCCCGGTCCGTCGGCCTCGTCGGGTGGCAAGGAGGGCGGCAAGGAAGGCGGGCGCCGCCGTCCGCCGCCGGCCGCCATCGAGCCGCGCCGGCCGCCGCGTACGACCAATCCGCTCGACATGCCCATCCAGTAG